The nucleotide window AAGCCAGCCTAAGTTTAAATGTCCTTCGTTTCCATTATTGGTTTTTATTTTATTTTCATCAGCAGGAGAGCTTATACTGTTTAATCCAATTTCTTTAAGTTTGGAAGCCGTAGTTATCCATTTTGTCCCTTTCATTGTAAAAACTGGGAAAAATAGTATGTTTAAATCAATAAAATATATCTGTCCTTGCCAGCTTAAATCTTTTTTTGAAAATCCAAAACCTTTACAAACTATGCAATACCCGCAATGACCAGATTCCTCACTCTTTGATTCATCTAAAGTTTTATTTGGCAAATCATCTTGCCCAGCACATTTTATTTTTGCAAATTTATTCCCTTCAAATTTCATCCAATCTTTTGGACTATTGAGTAATTCATCAATGTTTTTTTTAATCCTACTTTTAAGATTTACTCTGAATTCATCTTTGAAATGACTTTGAAGTTCAAGAGCTACATAATATCTCCAAGTCCCAGCTAAACTGCTTCCAGGAATTTTCGGCACATTTGTAATAGGATCTCTTACAATTGTATTATCAACTCTTCCTATTGTATATCCACCTGTTCCAATGTAAATAGGGTCTTGAGTTAAAGCAAAGATTTTAATTTCTTTTACTAACTGATTATTTTGTTGCTGGCTCATTTTTAAACCTCCTTCAAAGCTTTATGCCCGAATTCAAACATATCTAAAAATAGATATAAATTTTCTTTTTCTTTTAGCTTTTCAATCAGTTCTCTTTCAAAGTTATTTTCGTCTATATCTTCTATATCTAATATTTTACAAACTCCTTTTCTTAAGTCTTGGTTTTTGTTTAACTCTAATATGTTTATGAAGGCTGATTTTAAAAGGTAAGCATAATTTTCATCAAAGTCTTGAATTTTTTCATATATAAGGCTAATTAGTTTATGCAATTTAGAAGAAGATGCTTTATCACTAAAAATTTCTTTAAATATCTTAAATTTTTCCCAATATTCCTCTATTTCATAAGGTCTGTTAGATTTTAATTTAAGAATTCTCTTATAATTTGTTGTATCATAATAAATATCGTTTCTTCTTGTATTTGTGTCCATAAATTCAAAGTCAAAAGTATTAGGAATAAAATAAATTTTATCGTTATGACCAAATTTATCTAATGTGCTAATCCATTTTTTCCAGTTTTTGTCAGGTTTTATGTAAAAATGATAGTCTTTGTTATTAGGATTGTCCCAATAAAGAGAGTAATAGGCCTCTGTATTATTTAATCGTTCTTCTTCGGTTGCATAAGATAATTTTTTCTTTAATTTTATACAAAAATCTGAAACTTTTTCTTGAATGTAAAGGTTATCTGTATTTTTCATATCTCTTTGTATTTTTCTTAGGGCATTTATTCCAATGTATAATGGTTTTTTATAATCCTGGACAATTATCCCAATGTGAATTGGCAATTTTCCATATACATATTTAAACTCTTTATCGTATTTATCCGTAACTAAATCAATGAATTTTGGAACACATTCGGCAGGAATTATAACTTGCCAGTCAATAGGCGTTGGATCTGTGATGGAAGCATAAA belongs to Thermodesulfovibrio aggregans and includes:
- a CDS encoding RAMP superfamily CRISPR-associated protein, with the protein product MSQQQNNQLVKEIKIFALTQDPIYIGTGGYTIGRVDNTIVRDPITNVPKIPGSSLAGTWRYYVALELQSHFKDEFRVNLKSRIKKNIDELLNSPKDWMKFEGNKFAKIKCAGQDDLPNKTLDESKSEESGHCGYCIVCKGFGFSKKDLSWQGQIYFIDLNILFFPVFTMKGTKWITTASKLKEIGLNSISSPADENKIKTNNGNEGHLNLGWLYLEIEGTHSIRNENLACFNFGNFQLNPEDIVIVPESLFSHIVNSNLEVRTSVSIDPITGAAKEGALFTSEAIPRGTILYGCIRIFDKLAIKGIDCKIAPLPSINHLEQALNDSKHFYETLGIGGMTTRGFGRLKIILLGINSTEKRENEGNTKSSTNHTGGDKSE